TTATCttactattttcattttctaacaACCCTCAGGAAAGATTTGTAGAGTTATATATTTACACAAAGGGAGACATAAGAGAGCCACAATCCTTCATCAAGCATTACCAGGCATTATAGGTTAAAGGACGCAATGCATTCTGGTCTATCGAGGCTAATGCACGGCTAGGGAAAGATTTGCTTGACGACTCTGAAAGGGTGACAAGAAAATATGGGAATcgtttgtttttggaaaaacatttgttaaagAGTTCACAGGTCAAATATTAAGCTAAAGCCAGCGGGTGAtttgcttagcttagcttagtttagttTAGCATAAAGAATGGAAACAAGTCTAATCAGCTCGCATGCCTCCATCTGAAGGGAGGAAAATCCCTCCTAAGTTTAATCTTTAGTGTAGTTTTTCTTGGTTATTATTCATGTAATCTCCTCGGTGACAAAAGGACAGCTTGAGGATTTAATGGGAGTTATGGGTTGGAATATTTTAGCCTGTTAGCCAATCTGACTTCCTGCAACAGCACCATATCGTATTTCACATTTGTACTTACTCTTACGCATCTGCAACTGGTCTAATACTGGTGTCCCAGTGTGGGAGTCGTCATTTCACAGCGTATCTCTCGGACGTTAAAACATCAGCACGTCTTCCCAACATTTAGCATCTGATATAACCCCTGATGGTAGATCAGGGGCGGAAAGCCTCGATGTGTTACACATCGTACTTGAGACGTAACAGAGGCACAAGTATCCTGCCTTGAACATTATGATGTAAAAAAGGTGCCTGGACTTCTTTGGATCTAAGGTAGTGATGCATACAGACGGCTGTTTCCATTTGTTTCTGGTCTTTGTCTTGAGCTAAACAAAGTGGCCCATTGTGGTATCACCTAATTCTCAACAACCAATCAATGGCATTTTCCAAAGTGTTGAATTACGCCCTTTAAGCGGTCAGTGTCCTTTAATCAgttcctttaaaaaatgtgttgtagTCTCTGGAAATTCACCcctgaacaaaataaaagtaaaataaatattttgctGCATGGACAATCatgataaaaatgtttcattttcctttatttttcaatGTAATACTCAaatgtgaatctttttttattaacaacagCTGTCTCTGGTGTGTAAGTGAATAAAGTTTCACACCAGGTGATGTCAGTGGTGTGTTTGACCTCAAACTTTTGTGTCCTGCTCGTTCTCTCTGGCCgggtgggggggtgggtgggggggggggggggtttgtttgGAGGGAGATGTGGAGGCTGCTGAGCTGGGATGTCAACCAAATAACTGCACACAtttgtttcccacacaaacacacttggcTGATGTGAGAGAAAAGCAAGCGGAAACGGTCTGATGCAACTACTGAAAATCTTCCAAATAGCCTCTTTACCCCCCGAGGGAAACGAGCCTCTCCccggaaaaaaaaactggaatgATCTCAAACCTGGGAAATTAAAACGATGATACATCACACAGGCTTGTTAACTCTCCGACCTGAACATGAGGCTCACATCTCTTTTAAAACTGATTCATAAGGGTTATATTGTTTTACTAACACcagaaatgtgtttgattaGAAATTGCAAATATGAAAGCTAATGATTTACAAATTGAGCCATTTGAAACAAGCTTTGAATTTGTAAATCCAAGCATGAAGGAACATAAACAAAAGTCTTCAAAACTTCATTAATGCCCTGATAAGATTAGATGAGATATTCTTTTTGTCCCCGAGGCAATAGTGCAAAATAAAGTCACCAATTAAAATTTGGTGTGTCATGAAAACCACTAACTATATCAATATGGACAACACATTTACGTCTCCTTTCACTGggcaaaaatgaagccaaaatacccggATGACAGGCACTGAggtaacacatttttttgttgctttgaagGTTTTAGCTAGTTAGTTAGTTGATACTGAATCCtatatatgacctacaaaaggaAACGAGACCATTATTGACAAGGttgattatttctataaatttgtttttaaatacctGCTGCCGCCGTGTaagtgtcagacaaagtgaattaaaaaaacaaactactgAAACTGAGTGATTCATTTAATGgtaaaaaagaaagcaggagaaagaaaaatgttttacacatgtacaggacaagagcAGCTgataccactttgtccacaggggggcgccagaATCACCACAAATGGAAAGTgcatcacaggagctttaaggagCACCATGCCTCTCTAGAAAATGTGACCCACATGAAGTGGTTACCAGTATTAAGTTGATATATAAAGATGTTAAAGGTATTAGCTAAATAGTTAAAGTCATTATATGTGGATGTGGTTTTGACCCTGCAACATTTAAGTTTAGATTTAGACGGGACACTTGTGTTTGAAACCATTTTTTGGTCAGGTAGGTTCACTACAGGTCACCtacagtttgttgttttaagtAAAGTTTTTACCCCAGTGAAAAATGATTTAAACCCTGAACTGTGTGAAAAcatttcagcaccacggacagctccAAGACTCCATTACTCCTACTTTAATCTGtcactgttttgtgtttgagaaagtgatttttttttttggatgattGCAAGACAATGATCatgtcagacatttttttttacagatcagCAGACAAAACATAATGTGTTAAATGAATTAATTCTAGATCAAAGGTAAATGATCGAttgcatttttttcatatttgtgcatccttctcttttttatgatttaagGCACTAACTTGAATCTCTAATATTCATCTTTAATTAtgttaaattaatgaaaatagTCCTAATAGTGCCATTCTTTATCCATTATCCAGATTTAAAGTAAGGCCAATTAAACTTAAATGATTGGACCCTCAGGGAGAAACTTGATGCAGGTAagttttcaaacacaaataaaaaagataaagtcAAGATAGAGAGACTACAAGGTATAGATGCCAATAAGAAGAGATATTAAGTCTTCAAATCATGTTATTGATGATCCCTTCAAACCTGAAAAACCCTTTGAACTTTTTCAAGGAATCCCTAAGACCCCCTCTGTATCCCCTTCAATGCCCCCTGTGTCCTCCTCCCTGTAAGGTCTCTTACTCATCCTTACAGTAAATAAAGAtggagggggagaaaaagacACTCCGTCCTTTCATTTTGTGTCGATCACAGCGTCCCCAGCTGTCCCTCAGGACTATATTGCCTTGTTGTCTCAACAGTTGTCCAGTTTCCAAACAGATCTGTGTTGTTGCATTGACGTCAAAGCTGCAGGCTGGATGTATAAAACCCTCCGTCCTCTCCAGTCACCGCGCTCACTGGGACACTTCCAGACTCTGCTCCGACCTGAGATCCACAAAGTTCAGCTGCAGCATCTGCAGAGAACAAAGTGAGTATCCCAGATTTCCTACAGCTGACTTTTCTTTATTCTTAAAAGCGTTAAGTTTGGTTACATTTGTGCAGACAGATTATCGACATTTCATCTCCTTTTAGATCGTCTATTTTGTCTTTATCTCGTTCTCTTGTGCACCTCTTTATCACTTAATATAGATGACACATTTTGTCATTATTGTGCATTTTAATCGAGTTCATTCTCCTTCCTTAAACTTGCcggtttttctttttgtgcatgcatgtgatCTCAATTCATTTTGACTTTGTGGTTTGCAAAATATGCGTAAAACAGCTTCATACAGTTTAAACAATCAGAATAAAGAGATGTGTACTAAAGGCCTGCGTCGTATTTACAAGAATAGTCGACTTAGTGTTGTGTTTAAGGCAACATAAAGTGACATAGAATTCAAAACTATGACTTTTCTGTACTCTCTCTCTTGGCTTTAAACCTATTAAGTTTATTTTAGATCAATTGTGCATGACAAATCAATTTTAATTACCCATCAGATGGGGAAAAACTGCAAAATGATCAAACAAAAATAGTGTTGAATACGAGTTTGATTGATGACCACTCTTTCTAAGTGATTCGGTGgtctcattttgtctttttaaatccCTGTGTTTGCAGGACATGAAGCCAGTCcccctgctcctgctcctctcctcgGTCCTCCTCTCATCGCACCTCCGCCCTGCAGCCGGCAGACCGCGCACCCTCCCCGGCTGGCTGGATGGCAGCGGCCGCCTCCAGACGCAGCAACTGGAAGAAATGCTCATCAGAGCGGCCGCCTCCGGGGACAGCACCGCCTCAGAGCTGCTCAGCGAAAACCTCCTGAAGTTACTCCAGAACCGGAGCCGGGACCCTCTGAGCCTGCTCAacccggaggaggaggagaccgAGGACGACGCGGTGAGGGCGGCGGCGGCGCAGCTGCTGAAGCGCAGCGACGATCCTCCGCTGTCCATAGACCTGACCTTCCACCTGATGAGGAATATGATCGAGATGGCCAAGatggagaggcagagggagCAGGCTCTGCTCAACCGCAAAGTCCTCGACGAGGTCGGGAAGTAAAGctatgatttctttttaaaagcagcCTCATTAAAGCAGCCTCACCGCTGTCTCAAGTATTCAAGACCTCTGACATTAGTTGTTGTTTGTGCGCCTGCCTTCCTCTCCGCATCGTTTTACGCACAGATGGTGCCAAATTACGCATCACAGCATAATTTATaggttttatttaaagactttGGAAACGGACTTCCCATCACCACTTCACCTCTTActtttcttcacacacacacacacacacacacacacacacacacacacacacacacacacacacacacacatctcggCTCTGGATTCTGGACAGTTTTGTATCCCCCACTGGATTCCATACTTTTACATTTGGACAAGTTAGAGCAGTGCTGTTCTTTGTCATGTGTCTTTCTTCTTAAATATCATTAATGCTTGAAGGGGAATGTACGGATGAATAGTTTCTAAATTGAATCAGAGAGTTTgacctaaatatttaaaagtctACACTCTTTAGCTAAATGAATCTCAAGCTTTGTCATGTACAAATAAATTGGGCGACCTCAGTGACAATAAGCTCTCTGTGATCAATCAAATGTAAGGTTTCTTGGTGACAAcacaaatgttttgaatataGTAACTCTGGATATGATTGACTGTGTATATGTAAGTTCAGTCTGATTACTGTAAGCCAATAATGACTCACTTCACAGGTTAATGAGGTTAAAAGATTGAAACTCCGatcattctttctttttctgaatCTATTCTGATGGATCAAACGTTACACGATGGGATTGTTGTGAAACACACCTTATGTCGATTAAATATTCCACCTACACCTGTACGCGCTAACCCTCCTCATACCTTCTGTTCTGTCCCTTTTTGTTTTCGAGCGGGAGCACTATCACCTGTACTGTATCTACTGTAGCATGCTgatctacaaaacaaaaaaaggaagaaaaacagctttattttactgtaaacaTTCACGTCTGACATCGATtgaattgtctttgttttagcaaaagaaagaaaaaaagcttttttggccatttatattttgtaataaaaaagaatgaagttaaaaaaaatcactgcttttgaatgttttattttggtgaacATCAGTAAATCATTTCATTATGAAATacaactttttgtttctgctttatggtgtttttcattttcccttATTCCAAACACTGAAAGAGGAAACACTGGTAGTAGTGAATTTGCTTATAAGAGAATTGTTTGTCCGGTTTGAGATGGGTTCAAAGGTCAAACTATTGTTTGAATCTTTTCAGAGCAACATTTCAAAACCTACAAGCTAGATTAAATTTAAAAGGAAGTTAGGGTATTCATCAACCTCCAGAAGATGATCCCTAGTcatcagcggtaagtaaactcacaggaTACACGAGGAGTAGAgaatgagcagggagacagggaggcgtgtgattggttcatcagattggtacctcgtggcagacattggttgaagtttttacattcttacaaactgatacagatgacggattttctttgttcctttttcagagaacatgagttattgatttctgtcaggacctaaagacaatttcaaccaaaagtctatctggaggaaatgaccaaccctgcctttaaatgtaaaagtttgaCACAATACTCAAACCATCATCCCAAAAATACAGCTGTAGAGAGTTTCTCTGTAATTAGCGAAGAACAAACcatgtaaacatattttttttagaacGAGACCTCTGCTGGTAGAATTAATTATGACATCAGTAAAGGAGAAAGTCAGATGACACGGTACAAAGAGAAAGATAGTCCTCGTTGGATGAAGAAGAGAGGGATGCTCTggtgaaatacaaaaataaaagctaGAAAACCtgaatttttttaatgtctcttttgtAAACCAAAAGTAAAAAGTTATGATCCTGTCTTGAACATAACCAAGAACTGTATCAGTGGtattgtttatgtgtgttgttgtaCTGTGAGTATGAATGTCATGGATGTGTTCTAATCTTATCTAACTAATTAAATATTGTAAATGGAGATACAGAGAACCCAGGAAGAGTAGCTACTGTTTAAATgacggacaaaattgtcctttgctcgagctgttagcatgctaatgttagcacagttagcttgtagcttcacattgcacgtaaattgacacagaatgtccaaataatcagtgagtatgttcttcttcttctctctagttcttgactaaaacagcttttatacacaaggggaggagccggccgtcccgtccatgtaaacacggctctgacaacaacacagccagcgggactcgagcttctccctcattgtagacagtcaggactcagagacacatttacacaggatagacttggtTTAAGATATATTTAGGtgtaacatgttgcacattcttcctttaaagaaagaTGAATCAGTACTGAGTCACATTATAGACCTAACTCAGACAGTTTGAAAAATAacactaaataataaaaaatatctgtCAAATTAATATGTGCAACTTGTCTTTACTTTTAACAGTATAaattctttcttcttctttttttaacaaaaaaacatttttgaacatAGTTTGAGAAAAGTTCCAGATGTGATGGTGGCTTGTTTAATCTTCTCAAGTTTGTAGAAATAgataaaagaaaggaagaagaaacaaacacagaagtccAAATGGCCTCTgtgctctttgtttttatgactCAGTCCAAACTGTGGGTGTTGTGGTGATTCTTCTGCCTTAAcaccttctgtttgtttgtgctattctctctctctgtgtgtgtgtgtgtgtgtgtgtgtgtgtatggtaaATTCAGTCTTATTACAAACATGTGAGTCTTTCTTTgaactcaaaaacaaattattctCGGtgcaaaatcaaaataatgGACCGTAGAAACATTTTAgacaagatgtgtttttttctaaaacacagcgacactgttgttgtttgaaaatctgtaaaatcacattttctttcatcaagactaatattttatttacatatggataatctgcagtttttttaaaaggtataTGTTACCTttttctagatttttttttttagatttacaaATCTCACAGACTAGTACATGATGTAATGACCATAAAACCAGAAGAGATTTTACTCAAATGTACGACACAGTCTCAGAGTTAAGTAAACAGTCTTtacttaaaaaagcaaaaacaaaatcacaggcAGACAAATTCAAAAAGAGACCAGGAACCAGGAACAGCATAGATAAACAACCATTAAGTCTAAAAACGGGAATCTAAGGCTGGAACTCTTGACACTGGTTACAGAGAcaaactggcacagaaggaagaggagacacATACTAAAGTGAGGggaagacaaagacacacagctgGAGACACATGAGGACAGGAAGTGGAGGATCTGAAACGAGAGAAGAGGTGagtaacagaaaaataaaacaggtaaTAACTAATGAAACGGAAATAAAAAACGGAAACATAACCTAaaggtcctgacacaccaaggagatcatcAACCGTCGGTCCTTGTTGgacctctctgattggctgttgggaggtttcatttctctccagctctctcaggttcaggaaagccccttgagcatgtctctgtagtatccatgctttcacccattagtgccgtttctccttatttgtctcctcctcctcttcttttctttccactaaaagaccaagaactgacaacgccagcgccattttcaacattttatcagacattattctccattagtagacgacctataatacgagtggtgagcgacagcggtgtgaaaatggtctacctccacctgctggcatggagagttatttcctctcacgcatgcgcaggatgtacgtggtggttggccgtcggctgtagtctttgcggtgtgttcgagtgcaactttttggccaagacaaaaggtgACACCACAGTCGGCCTTCGACGCCACTatttctttgccgtctgcttggtgtgtcagggccttaagaggCAGAGCTGGAAATGATACATAAAGCAGTCACACTACATTTTCAGCATTTAAGAAAAACGTTTTAAAGAATGAAGAAATTCAATAAGTGGGAATaattgttaaaagaaaaaatacaagaaatttCATTAGAATCAAATGCTTATTGTGTcatagtttttttctgttttttttgggggggagggggtgttggcaaaaaaagatgaaaagcagGACAACAACCTAAATTTTGTCCAAATCTAAAggaactgaaaataaaacagtggCGATTCAGAAATGTGCATATGGACAGCTTATTCTCTTGATCATACATGCACAAATCCAAAACGCCTCTGGCAGTATTAAGAGTAACCCTCCCCAAAAAAAGCAAATCACATGCATTACTACAATAATAAGCTTATCTTCCCACTGGTTCAGTTTTACATCATGCCTACTGGCATTGTCATTCTGCtgcatttatgtatttaaaaaagaaaaaggagctgTTCTTGGATTTGAAGTATTTGCGTCTAGTTTGctaaacaaaatgatttaactgAGGGTTTGATGCTACAAACATACAATGTTATAAAAGAAACCATTTCTATTTTATTGGCTTTAATCCtcacactctgttattttaatttacaTAACATCACCCCCGTTTAACTTTAAAACTGACagactgcaaaaagaaaaaagttgtcTTTGCTGAATGCCTGTAAGAGATCTATCTAAGGGCTTTAAAtccagaagaaaagaaaagacaaactgggATAAATCCACTGTTTACATTTCCTGTGAGCCATACATTTAGAGACATATTTACACACAATGCATTTGGCTTTTTTACCGAAAAACGGCTAAAATCTGACTGAGTTTGTTTTGCTGCTGTAGGAGGAAACAAAAGGTGGAAAATGTATGGagaggtttttgtttgtgtttttttctaccatgttttcattgttgtttcACGTCCATAGCGGGTGAATTCACTCCAACAACAGTGTGTGGATTACTTCCGGAGGATTATGGAAAAAACCTCTATTTCCAgtgcctgtttttacatttcctcaGGACTGCAGCGAGGACCTCGagtaaaagaacaaaagacGAAATATCATGAGATCAGTGTCATCATCCCACGCCCCAAACAATCACCAGTGACTCTCAAGCTGCTCGGTCTAATGTCCCCGCTTCAACACAGATACATAacagcatggaggaggaggacgttGTTGTCTTTGACTGAGTCAGCATGAATACTCTGCTGCCATCCCCTTCCTGAGTGGGTGAGGGGAATCCTTCGCTTTCTGCAGCTTGCTCTTTATGTAAGTGGTCTTGTtagagaagatttttttttttttacacatgtcATCTCTacatgagctgctgctgctgacttaAGACTGTGCACATTTTCAAATATGACAGTTAATCAGCAGAGCAACAAGAACATCTATAAACAGGCTGTGACACATTTTGCATGACTTCAGCTCCAGAGCTGTTGTTACAGCgctttgttttgcatttttaaggaacatttgtgtctgcaggattttaaataCGTAGCATTTTAAGAGTGAAGTCATAATGCACTATTAACTCACTTTGCTGGAAGTATGTAAAACTTTCAGGGACAAAAGCCCCCTCCCTGAAAAGGTCTGGAGAAAGTTGTGGACAACAGTATGCACATGACAGTTACATCCTACCTCCAGCTCTTGCTAAAGAATAGATAATCCATGTCATCCAAGTCTCCCCAGCCATTTCTTCACCCAAACTCttgtttaatgttgtttttttttaagtattgtaATCGCACATTTAATTGCAggctttttgcacatttaccaCTGTCGTCAATGTTTTTGCaaacttacatctcttacctccagcaagtatttttacattcagttgacaagcctgaataaatgttgtatttaatttttaatttttcttttaaaccagTAGGAaagttaagttaaatccttgacgtataaatctcttcttattcttatgttttatattctacgtgcttatttatgtatctattcttatattgttttatttgctctgataacctgctgctgtaacaccacaatttaccagtttgggatcaataaagtaattctattctattctattctatctaGGCTCCATTGTTTACATGAGGTCAAGAGAGGTGCGTTCCTCTGCCAGACAAGATAATCTTAATAAAATACTTTCTTTTGTGATGTGCCATGATTTGTATATCTTGCAGTGTGTGCATTCTTGAGATTATGAAGATTATCTGTTAAGTTTCTCTTGaagtttttctctttatgtttGTGATTTTAACACTCCTGTGTGTGAGCCAGTCTTTACATGAACCCTAATTTGTTGTTTGATATCAAGTCACATCTACCTTGATTTGGAACTTAATATCTCAAGTCAAGTTCTGACTCCTCTTCCCCTTCTTCAAgatcctcttcttcatcatctcctACACCtcaagataaaacacagagagagagagatagagagagagagacagacagacagacagagagagagcgagagagagaaagagagagagagagggtaacTTAACTATCTTCATTTACCATAGTACCATAATACCATGCAGGGACCTTAGTTCCCCAAAATTGGTTATGCGTTCCCATAATGTCCTTAACACCTgtactcacacactcacacacgtgcacacacacacacacacagcaaacataGGAGCAATAGGAGTGCATAAACTAGATTTTAGAGAGATAACGGTATTAACCTTTTATCTTGTGGGGACCTTATCGCCTCAATTGGACATGTGTCCCCACAATGTTGTTAATACCagtacatatatatacacacacacacacacacacacacacacacacacacacacacacacacacacacacacacacacacacacacacactcctggtTGTCTTGTTTAGCgtttgttttgtgtaataatacactttgttaatAATGCTGACTAACATGGACACACTCATTTTGTagcaatttaaaaataattatgcATTTGTGCAGAAAAAAGGTCTTCCAATtttaagaaaacactttttgtcTTACCGGAGGAGAAGTCAATGTTCATCAGCATGACGGCGAGGTCGTCGGTGTCGATAGAGAAGTGGCTCATGCTCTCAAAGCCAAGCTCAGGACGCTCAATGTCAGAGGCTCGGGCTGTCTCTGTCATTCTGTCAACACACAAAATGTCTCAAAATAAATTTacatttctcaaaatgttttttttttttaaaagccagtTCAAATGAAATCTTAGAAATTGGACTTTGTCACAACCTTGGTGCCTTAACCTTGGCATTAAATCTGAGGAAAGCTctatgtttgattaaaaaaaactgctcgaagaaaagacaaagattgcaaacaaagtCCAGAATAAACTTTTGTCTGAGCATTgaagtaaataaacatttgacatCTATAAAAGTCTTACTTGATGAAGAGACTGCCTTTTAATTTCACACATCATCTAATCTATTTAAGATCAGAGATTACAGGGCCAAAGCtcaatttgaagaaaaaatatcaaagcataTGATCAACCACTTATTTTATAAAAGCAAGGCTTTAAATATGCTAAAGGACTTTGTGCAATATAACACATACAGTTCTACAAACTGGGCTTACTTGTGGTTTTTAAGGATCTCTTGCGTTGTATTGATTTCAAGAAACAGTAAATATTTTATCAGGAAATCCTCCAGTTGAAAGGTTATtgattacttttaaaaaacagccaatattgcaaaaccaaacacacaggGATCAGGGATCTCCAGCTTGTCCTCATGTGGCCTGGCAATGACGGCAGCATTCAGAGCAGGTTTGTATGGATTATTGACTTCTGTGCAACAGGTTCACCCGCTGCTACATAATGTATGAAAAACTGACTAAATGCCACAGAGCTCTCAGCGCAAGGCAACACGATACACAAGTCTAAGTGTTTTTGAAACTAAACTTAAATCATGTGGTCACTGATTTAAACCTTTGAATAATCCACCTTTAACTGAATGTAATGtagtttttctcatttttacatgatatatgttttttggtgtttttcttaatagatgtttattgatttgaattgtttgtattgtaatgtttgaatttttaaatCTTCTGCCCAATGACCACAGATTGAAATGAGCTTAACGCCCGACTGTTGTGTTGTGCATAGCTCCAGCCAAAATACAATAAACTAACCTGTATACTACACACTCTCCAAACCATTGGATAGCAGCTGTTTTTTAATGACTAACATTGGGCAATGGGCAATTATTTAACCAGTGAAACGTTGGGATCTAAAATATCTTCCTCAGGCCCCcgttttgtttttactcttttaTTAACCATTAATAAAACCATTAGTAAACTATTGACAAT
The Labrus bergylta chromosome 15, fLabBer1.1, whole genome shotgun sequence DNA segment above includes these coding regions:
- the uts1 gene encoding urotensin 1, whose product is MKPVPLLLLLSSVLLSSHLRPAAGRPRTLPGWLDGSGRLQTQQLEEMLIRAAASGDSTASELLSENLLKLLQNRSRDPLSLLNPEEEETEDDAVRAAAAQLLKRSDDPPLSIDLTFHLMRNMIEMAKMERQREQALLNRKVLDEVGK